The following are encoded together in the candidate division KSB1 bacterium genome:
- a CDS encoding ribulokinase gives MDRRLVSLGLDFGTESARAVVVDLSSGEELATAVAQYPHGVITEELPESGVKLGDEWAVRHPGDWLHALAHIVPHAIREARVEAEQVVGIGVDFTSCTVLPTTANGTPPCLTEAFAVQPHAWPKLWKHHAAQPEADEINHLAAQRGESFLARYGGKIASEWLFPKALQMLREAPEVYQAASRIIEGGDWLVWYLTGEEKRSACQAGYKALWDKQAGYPSPDFFAALDSRFRDVVADKLSTSIYPVGTRAEVAQRLGLRAGTPVGVAIIDAHSAVLGTGVAEPGKMVLVLGTSTCHMVLGPKVTATGIAGIVEDGIVPGYVGYESGQAAVGDIFAWYVRQHLPVELHEEATRNGLDPYKVLEQRAARLRPGQSGLLALDWWNGNRSILMDAELSGLIVGFTLASKPEEVYRALVEATAFGTKKIVDNHEEQGIPVQELYACGGIADKSPMLMQIYADVTGREIRLAASAQATALGAAIIGAIAAGRAAGGFDDFAEATRRMAKQKETVYRPVPAHHAIYAQLYAEYVRLHDYFGRGVNDTMKVLRRLRAAASRGE, from the coding sequence ATGGACAGAAGGCTGGTGAGCCTGGGGCTTGACTTTGGCACCGAATCGGCACGCGCGGTGGTGGTCGATCTCTCTTCCGGGGAGGAGCTCGCCACCGCAGTCGCGCAGTATCCCCACGGGGTCATCACTGAGGAGCTCCCCGAGTCCGGCGTGAAATTGGGCGACGAGTGGGCAGTGCGACACCCAGGGGATTGGCTGCACGCCCTGGCGCACATCGTGCCGCACGCCATCCGGGAGGCAAGGGTCGAAGCGGAGCAGGTGGTGGGAATTGGCGTCGACTTTACTTCTTGCACGGTGCTGCCCACCACTGCTAACGGCACTCCTCCCTGCCTGACGGAAGCCTTTGCCGTGCAACCCCATGCCTGGCCCAAACTCTGGAAGCATCACGCTGCCCAGCCTGAGGCAGACGAGATCAATCACCTGGCCGCGCAGCGGGGAGAATCTTTCCTGGCTCGCTACGGCGGCAAGATCGCTTCTGAATGGCTCTTCCCAAAGGCGCTGCAGATGCTGCGCGAGGCGCCGGAGGTGTACCAGGCCGCATCCCGCATCATCGAGGGCGGCGACTGGCTGGTGTGGTACCTCACGGGCGAGGAAAAACGGAGCGCCTGTCAGGCGGGCTACAAGGCCCTTTGGGACAAGCAGGCAGGCTATCCTTCGCCGGACTTTTTCGCCGCCTTGGATTCCCGCTTCAGAGACGTGGTTGCTGACAAGCTGAGCACCAGCATCTACCCGGTGGGCACGCGCGCCGAAGTGGCCCAGCGTCTCGGCTTGCGCGCAGGCACCCCTGTGGGCGTGGCCATCATCGATGCCCACTCCGCGGTGCTCGGCACCGGCGTGGCGGAGCCGGGAAAGATGGTGCTGGTCCTGGGCACTTCCACCTGCCACATGGTGCTGGGGCCCAAAGTGACTGCCACGGGCATCGCAGGCATAGTGGAAGACGGCATCGTACCCGGATACGTGGGCTACGAATCTGGCCAGGCAGCCGTGGGCGACATCTTCGCCTGGTACGTGCGCCAGCACCTGCCGGTAGAGCTCCACGAAGAAGCCACGCGCAACGGTCTTGATCCCTACAAGGTGCTGGAGCAGCGGGCTGCACGCCTCCGCCCTGGGCAAAGCGGCCTGTTGGCGCTGGACTGGTGGAATGGCAACCGCTCCATCCTCATGGACGCGGAGCTGTCTGGGCTCATCGTCGGCTTCACCTTAGCCAGCAAACCAGAGGAGGTCTACCGCGCCTTGGTGGAGGCGACGGCGTTCGGTACCAAAAAGATCGTCGACAACCACGAAGAGCAAGGCATACCCGTGCAGGAGCTTTATGCCTGCGGGGGAATTGCCGACAAGAGCCCAATGCTCATGCAGATCTATGCGGACGTGACCGGGCGGGAGATCCGCCTCGCCGCCTCGGCCCAGGCCACAGCGTTAGGGGCGGCCATCATCGGGGCGATTGCCGCCGGTCGCGCCGCCGGCGGCTTTGACGACTTTGCCGAAGCGACAAGGCGCATGGCCAAGCAGAAGGAGACCGTCTACCGGCCGGTGCCTGCCCACCATGCAATCTACGCCCAACTGTACGCGGAATACGTGCGGCTGCACGACTACTTTGGCCGCGGGGTGAACGACACCATGAAGGTGCTCCGCCGCCTCAGGGCAGCGGCCTCACGGGGGGAATAG
- a CDS encoding ATP-dependent 6-phosphofructokinase, whose protein sequence is MPKKRMRLAVLTGGGDCPGLNAVIRAVTKTALLEYDMEVVGFVDGFEGLLENRYMDLDYAAVSGILTRGGTILGTSNRADPFNYPMLEGGKMVYRDRSDQAMHNFENLGLDALVCIGGDGTMAAAARMMDKGLPVVGVPKTIDNDLYGTDVTFGFDSAVATGTEAIDRLHTTAQSHHRVMVVEVMGRYAGWLALTIGIAGGGDIILIPEIPYDIDIVCERVKERNFRGSRFSILVVAEAAAPKGGKMVVRELIEGSPDKIRLGGIGSVVAKDIEQRTKVETRVTVLGHLLRGGVPTAYDRILATRFGVEAVRMVVNGNFGHMVGIQGGELKHVPIKEVGGKTRKVPLDSPLIAVARSVGSCLGD, encoded by the coding sequence ATGCCGAAGAAACGGATGCGACTGGCGGTGCTGACCGGTGGTGGCGATTGCCCCGGCCTCAATGCTGTGATCCGTGCGGTGACCAAGACGGCGCTGCTGGAATACGACATGGAAGTGGTGGGCTTCGTGGATGGGTTCGAAGGTCTGCTCGAGAACCGCTATATGGACCTGGACTATGCAGCGGTTTCCGGCATCCTGACCAGGGGCGGCACCATCCTTGGCACCTCCAACCGGGCCGACCCCTTCAACTACCCGATGCTCGAAGGCGGCAAGATGGTCTATCGCGACCGCTCCGACCAGGCGATGCACAACTTCGAAAACCTGGGATTGGATGCCCTGGTCTGCATCGGCGGGGACGGCACCATGGCAGCAGCGGCACGCATGATGGACAAGGGCCTGCCGGTGGTCGGAGTGCCGAAGACGATCGACAACGACCTGTACGGCACGGACGTGACCTTTGGCTTCGATTCGGCGGTGGCCACAGGTACCGAAGCCATTGACCGCCTGCACACCACTGCTCAGTCGCACCACCGCGTGATGGTCGTGGAAGTGATGGGCCGCTATGCCGGCTGGTTGGCCCTAACCATCGGCATCGCCGGGGGTGGCGACATCATCCTCATCCCGGAAATCCCGTACGATATCGATATCGTCTGCGAACGAGTGAAAGAGCGCAACTTCCGCGGGAGCCGTTTCAGCATTCTCGTGGTCGCAGAAGCGGCGGCCCCCAAAGGGGGCAAGATGGTGGTGCGCGAGCTGATCGAAGGGAGCCCGGACAAGATCCGCTTGGGCGGCATCGGCAGCGTGGTGGCCAAAGATATCGAGCAACGCACCAAAGTGGAGACGCGGGTTACGGTGTTGGGGCACCTGCTGCGGGGCGGCGTGCCGACTGCCTACGACCGCATCCTCGCCACGCGCTTCGGCGTCGAAGCGGTGAGGATGGTGGTGAACGGCAACTTTGGCCACATGGTGGGCATCCAGGGTGGCGAGCTGAAGCACGTGCCCATTAAGGAGGTGGGAGGCAAGACCCGCAAAGTCCCCTTGGACTCGCCATTGATTGCCGTGGCGCGCAGTGTCGGCAGCTGCCTGGGCGATTGA